A region from the Sorex araneus isolate mSorAra2 chromosome 6, mSorAra2.pri, whole genome shotgun sequence genome encodes:
- the GPHA2 gene encoding glycoprotein hormone alpha-2 produces the protein MLMAALQALLLSLLVLTGGRGQQAAPPGCRLYPFNVTVRSDRQGTCQGAHMAQACVGHCESSAFPSRHSVLAASGYRHNITSVSQCCTISGLRKVKVQLQCGGSRKEELEIFTARACQCDMCRLSRY, from the exons ATGCTCATGGCGGCCCTCCAGGCGCTGCTCCTCAGCCTGCTGGTGCTCACTGGTGGCCGGGGGCAGCAGGCAGCCCCCCCAGGCTGCCGCTTGTACC CCTTCAACGTGACGGTGCGCAGTGACCGCCAAGGCACCTGCCAGGGCGCGCACATGGCCCAGGCCTGCGTAGGCCACTGCGAGTCCAGCGCCTTCCCGTCCCGGCACTCGGTGCTGGCGGCCAGCGGCTACCGGCACAACATCACCTCCGTGTCGCAGTGCTGCACCATCAGCGGCCTGAGGAAG GTGAAGGTGCAGCTGCAGTGTGGGGGGTCCCGGAAGGAGGAGCTTGAGATCTTCACGGCCAGGGCCTGCCAATGTGACATGTGTCGCCTCTCCCGCTACTAG